The following proteins are co-located in the Mycolicibacterium goodii genome:
- the mycP gene encoding type VII secretion-associated serine protease mycosin → MVAQRVTALVTTVAVVALPLVLTAPAAAVTPPTVDDAYLPPAAPPAPPLPTEQRQPCFDTRTGVDETRSQSIDLEPVWELTRGRGQVVAVIDTGVARHRLLPRLVGGGDYVSNGDGTADCDGHGTIVAGIIGGAATPGGFSGVAPDATILAIRQSSNRFATDTGAGVGDVETLAKAVRTAADLGATVINISSVACVDAAADGGFDDRPLGAALAYAVDVKNVVVVAAAGNVGAGQCRQQNPLDATGWDGVRSVTSPGWYDDLVLCVGSVATGGSASDFSLAGPWVDVAAPGEQVVSLHPDGDRIIASLGADKPISGTSYAAPVVSGLVALVRSRFPHLSAREVMRRVEATAVRPPGGWDAAVGNGVIDPVAAVSAGSPAVVPPATNATMVARPASPADDSTPRRIAFGGGAVCVAVAFAVVTLSRRGRQGVADE, encoded by the coding sequence TCTGCCGCCCGCGGCACCTCCGGCCCCGCCGCTTCCGACCGAACAGCGTCAACCGTGCTTCGACACCCGCACCGGCGTCGACGAAACACGCTCACAATCAATCGATCTGGAGCCGGTGTGGGAACTGACGCGCGGTCGAGGTCAGGTCGTCGCGGTGATCGACACCGGTGTCGCACGCCACCGGTTGCTCCCCCGCCTCGTGGGTGGCGGCGACTACGTCTCCAACGGTGACGGGACCGCGGACTGTGACGGTCACGGCACGATCGTCGCGGGCATCATCGGCGGCGCCGCGACACCGGGCGGCTTCAGTGGCGTCGCGCCCGACGCGACGATCCTCGCCATCCGCCAGTCCAGCAATCGGTTCGCCACCGACACCGGCGCCGGGGTGGGTGACGTGGAGACGTTGGCGAAGGCGGTGCGGACCGCGGCGGATCTGGGCGCCACCGTCATCAACATCTCGTCGGTGGCGTGCGTCGACGCCGCCGCTGATGGCGGATTCGATGACCGCCCGCTGGGTGCGGCGCTGGCGTACGCGGTCGACGTCAAGAACGTCGTGGTGGTCGCCGCGGCCGGAAACGTCGGGGCCGGGCAGTGCCGTCAGCAGAATCCGCTCGACGCGACCGGTTGGGACGGTGTGCGCTCGGTGACGAGTCCGGGGTGGTACGACGATCTGGTGTTGTGCGTCGGGTCGGTCGCGACCGGCGGCAGCGCATCGGATTTCAGCCTCGCCGGGCCGTGGGTGGACGTCGCGGCACCCGGTGAACAGGTGGTGTCGCTGCACCCGGACGGCGACCGGATCATCGCCAGTCTCGGTGCGGACAAACCGATCTCGGGCACGAGTTACGCCGCACCGGTTGTCTCGGGCCTGGTTGCGCTGGTGCGGTCGCGGTTCCCGCACCTGAGCGCACGGGAGGTGATGCGCCGCGTCGAGGCGACCGCGGTGCGCCCGCCCGGCGGGTGGGATGCCGCGGTGGGCAACGGAGTCATCGACCCGGTCGCGGCGGTCAGTGCCGGCTCCCCAGCCGTCGTTCCCCCTGCCACCAATGCCACGATGGTGGCCCGGCCCGCGTCGCCTGCCGACGACTCCACGCCGCGCCGTATCGCGTTCGGCGGCGGCGCCGTATGCGTCGCGGTGGCCTTCGCAGTGGTGACGTTGTCACGACGCGGGCGCCAGGGCGTCGCGGACGAATGA